One genomic region from Spirosoma sp. KCTC 42546 encodes:
- a CDS encoding DUF6089 family protein yields the protein MHRYRMNIARLIVAGLFISLSTQAQKIELGATLGGMLCKGDVNPALNPRLISPAIGGFFRYNATRSFSMRAGGSIGSFRGEDRFSSDPLHLARDYSYKTSIQELYIDFEYNFLNYKPLPKAKNWTPYIFGGIGLCRFNNDVIRAGGVVTYPLGIGVKYEIKRPWSVGLEFGTRFTRNDYLDGLGDLTFGKAVTKTSQGNPALSDSYTYAALTVSYTFYKIVCP from the coding sequence ATGCATCGATACCGAATGAATATAGCCCGGCTGATTGTAGCTGGGCTTTTTATCAGTCTTAGCACGCAAGCGCAAAAAATTGAACTTGGAGCCACGTTAGGCGGAATGCTTTGCAAAGGCGATGTGAATCCGGCCTTGAACCCCCGGTTGATTAGTCCGGCTATTGGTGGTTTTTTTCGGTATAACGCAACCCGATCCTTTTCCATGCGGGCAGGCGGCTCTATTGGCTCTTTCCGGGGTGAAGACCGTTTCAGTAGCGATCCTCTTCACCTGGCTCGTGACTACTCTTATAAGACCAGTATTCAGGAATTATACATTGATTTTGAATACAATTTCCTGAATTACAAACCTCTGCCTAAAGCTAAAAACTGGACTCCGTACATATTTGGTGGAATAGGCTTATGTAGATTCAATAATGATGTTATTCGGGCAGGGGGCGTTGTTACGTACCCACTTGGTATAGGTGTTAAGTATGAAATAAAGCGCCCCTGGAGTGTTGGTCTGGAGTTCGGTACACGGTTTACGCGGAACGATTACCTGGACGGTCTGGGCGATTTGACATTTGGTAAGGCAGTTACCAAAACGTCGCAGGGAAATCCGGCTCTATCAGATAGTTATACCTATGCTGCTCTAACAGTGAGCTACACCTTTTACAAAATCGTTTGTCCGTAG
- a CDS encoding CBS domain-containing protein: MLAAELIDPMLPALKPTDSVGQALDWMQEHRVGQLVLTDQGDYRGIVSEELLLDVADDERTIGNVMRLFEQTYVQEDQHLFEVLGLVVRHQMEVVAVLNEGQEFIGTIAVSELLKQFAQELGVQDVGAILILNMNERDYSLTEISRLIESNNVKVISSYFSSAAYGMPDRSRLTLKLNRRDISPVISTLERFGYQIEAAFANAPVESIDQERLDSLLRYLNT; encoded by the coding sequence ATGCTGGCTGCCGAACTAATAGACCCAATGCTTCCGGCTCTGAAGCCAACCGACTCGGTCGGGCAGGCACTGGACTGGATGCAGGAACACCGCGTCGGGCAACTCGTGCTGACTGATCAGGGCGATTACCGGGGTATAGTGAGCGAAGAACTGCTCCTGGATGTTGCCGACGATGAGCGCACAATCGGTAATGTGATGCGTCTGTTTGAGCAAACTTATGTTCAGGAAGACCAGCACTTATTTGAGGTACTCGGACTGGTGGTTCGGCATCAGATGGAAGTGGTTGCCGTGCTGAATGAAGGACAGGAATTTATTGGTACTATTGCTGTTAGTGAATTGCTCAAGCAATTTGCCCAGGAATTGGGTGTACAGGATGTGGGTGCCATTTTGATTCTGAATATGAACGAGCGTGATTATTCATTGACGGAGATCAGCCGACTTATCGAATCCAACAATGTTAAAGTCATTAGCAGTTATTTTTCCAGTGCTGCCTATGGCATGCCCGATCGCTCCCGGCTAACACTTAAACTCAATCGACGGGATATCTCGCCCGTTATTTCAACCCTTGAACGCTTCGGTTACCAAATTGAAGCTGCTTTTGCCAATGCTCCTGTCGAAAGTATCGATCAGGAACGGCTCGATTCGCTACTTCGTTACCTTAACACCTAG
- a CDS encoding NAD kinase, which produces MKIAIHGRNFPESARPYIQSMFEELARRQAELIISQGYREFLDNAGVAHYSQATYTVEEGVTDADFIFSLGGDGTLLDAVTHVGPREIPIIGINIGRLGFLATVAPASVRLMIDALFNDQYSIDERTLVSVRSSQDIFGSLPFGLNDFTITRTQTSSMITVHAYLDGEFLNSYWADGLIVSTPSGSTGYSLSCGGPVLLPHTGSLIITPISPHNLNVRPMIVMDTCQFTFEVESRSGNFLAALDSRSFTVDTSVRISLQKETFKARLVKLSDDNFLNTLRSKLNWGWDIRN; this is translated from the coding sequence ATGAAAATCGCCATTCACGGGCGCAACTTTCCCGAATCGGCCCGGCCTTACATCCAGTCCATGTTCGAGGAACTGGCCAGACGGCAAGCCGAACTGATTATCTCGCAAGGCTATCGAGAGTTCCTGGATAATGCGGGTGTTGCCCATTATAGTCAGGCTACCTATACGGTCGAGGAAGGAGTTACAGATGCTGATTTTATATTCAGTCTGGGGGGCGATGGCACACTGCTCGATGCCGTGACACATGTGGGTCCCCGGGAAATTCCAATTATTGGTATCAACATTGGCCGACTGGGTTTTCTGGCAACGGTTGCGCCTGCCTCCGTTCGGCTCATGATTGATGCGCTGTTCAATGATCAGTATAGTATTGATGAACGAACATTGGTAAGCGTTCGGTCGAGCCAGGACATTTTTGGAAGTCTGCCCTTTGGCCTGAACGACTTTACGATTACCCGTACACAAACCTCGTCAATGATTACGGTGCATGCCTACCTTGACGGCGAATTCCTGAACTCATACTGGGCCGATGGATTGATCGTGTCCACGCCATCGGGTTCTACGGGCTATTCACTGAGTTGTGGGGGACCGGTTTTATTACCGCATACGGGTAGCCTGATTATTACACCCATTAGCCCGCATAACCTGAACGTTCGGCCAATGATAGTGATGGACACTTGCCAGTTTACGTTTGAGGTTGAAAGCCGGAGTGGTAACTTCCTTGCCGCACTGGATTCCCGCTCGTTTACCGTTGATACCTCCGTTCGGATCAGCCTTCAGAAAGAAACATTTAAGGCGCGGTTAGTTAAACTTAGCGACGATAACTTCCTGAACACGTTGCGTAGTAAACTTAATTGGGGTTGGGATATCCGTAATTAA
- a CDS encoding DUF6089 family protein yields MNNYKQLVISAAAVWLLTGLLTESWAQRRPNTHFVPYSSVTFGGGTSTYFGDLAGYSHPFKSLFTLPRWNLGIGYTRQFTPNFAARATFTWARITGDDYTFGKSDPNKFAAQYARNLHFRNDLKEFAVTGIYNFIEDGRNSSVRAKFTPYVFGGLALVAHSPEARTPTASDTSNQYGARTWVKLQPLHTEGQGQPGYQKPYSLVTLAIPVGIGARYRLNENFNLGVEIGYRYTFTDYLDDVGGPYASPDALQGLAKTMSDRRLEPDASRVNVTRNPSVQDFRQTNPDQFTTTAMRGADGIFNDGYLLTTFSIQYIIPIKIKCPPTK; encoded by the coding sequence ATGAATAACTACAAGCAGTTGGTAATAAGCGCTGCGGCAGTTTGGTTGCTGACAGGTTTACTTACAGAAAGCTGGGCACAGCGACGACCAAACACGCATTTCGTTCCGTATTCGTCGGTTACTTTTGGTGGAGGAACATCTACCTATTTTGGTGATCTGGCAGGCTATAGTCATCCGTTTAAATCATTATTTACGCTACCTCGCTGGAATCTGGGCATTGGGTATACGCGCCAGTTTACGCCCAATTTTGCGGCCCGGGCTACGTTTACCTGGGCTCGGATTACGGGTGATGACTATACATTCGGCAAAAGTGATCCGAATAAATTTGCTGCTCAGTATGCTCGAAACCTGCACTTCCGAAATGATTTAAAAGAGTTCGCGGTTACGGGGATTTATAATTTTATTGAGGATGGACGTAACTCAAGCGTTCGGGCAAAATTTACCCCCTACGTGTTTGGCGGTTTGGCCTTAGTGGCGCACAGCCCAGAAGCCCGAACACCTACCGCCAGTGATACCAGTAACCAATATGGCGCACGTACGTGGGTAAAACTCCAGCCATTGCATACAGAAGGGCAGGGGCAACCTGGCTATCAAAAGCCGTATTCGCTTGTAACCCTGGCCATTCCAGTTGGCATTGGCGCCCGATACAGACTTAATGAGAACTTTAATCTCGGTGTTGAAATAGGGTATCGGTATACATTTACCGACTACCTTGACGATGTGGGCGGACCTTATGCCTCTCCTGACGCCTTACAAGGCCTGGCAAAAACAATGTCAGATCGACGACTTGAGCCTGATGCCTCCCGTGTTAATGTTACGCGTAACCCGAGTGTGCAGGATTTCCGGCAGACGAACCCCGACCAATTTACCACGACTGCCATGCGTGGAGCCGATGGAATTTTTAATGATGGTTATTTACTGACTACCTTTTCAATTCAGTATATTATCCCCATAAAAATCAAGTGCCCACCTACCAAGTAA